AAAAGTCCGACTTCGTCCTGCGCCGATGTTTGGATACGAACGCCGTGGTCACCGGCGGCCAGCTGACTGGCTGCCTTGGCCATGTCCGACAACGGTTTTGTCAGCCCGCGTGCCAACCACACGCTTAGCGCGACGGCGATGAGAAACGCACTTCCGAACGCAAGAGCCAGATTGTGCTGTAACTTGCCCAACTCCTGTTCCAACATTGTCATCGGAAGCCCGAGCCTCAGAAAAATCGAATAGGTCGGGTCGCCATCCCGTTTCAACCCGACCGCTCGATACAACGTTCGCTGGCCGGTCGTGTGGCTCATGCGGAGATCGGTTCCGAATCCGGAGGCGATCGCGCTTTGAATTTCAGGCCTCGTTCGATGATTTTCGACAGCTGCCAGTTCTCGATCAGGGACGGCACTGTCGGCCAAAACCGATCCATCCGCCGCCACGAGCGTGATACGCACGAGGGCCAACGAACTCAAATCGCGGACGATCGCTTGGAGTTGTGTTGTGGGCGGCAGAGGGCTGGGACCCAGAAGAAGAGGTTGCAATTGATGAGCGACGAGCTGGGTCCGGACTTCCAGGGTTTGACTCGACTGAGCAATCTCCTGTTGCTTGATCGACTGAGCGGCGAGAAGACCGGCAGTGATGAGTCCGCAGGCGAGCACCACCAGCGTGGCGAGCGTCACCTTCCATCGGATGGGGAGAGTCATGCCGTCCGGTCCGCTTCTTTCAACTTATATCCTATCGATTTGACCGAGGTGATGGCTTCGTTCAGGAGCGGAATTTTTTGTTTCAGGCGGCGGATATGGACGTCGACGGTCCGAGTCGTACCGTAATAATCATACCCCCACACGGTGTTGAGAAGCACCTCGCGTGTGAGAACGCGGCCCGGGTTTCGCAACAGATGCTCAAGAAGTCCGAATTCTTTCGCCGTCAAGGGAATGTCTTTATTGTTCAGAGTAACCTCGTGACGGGCCAAGTCCATGACCAGGCGTCCATATTGGTATCGAGTCAGACGTTCGTCGGGTTTGCGATCAAGTCGACGAAAGAGCGCTTTGACACGTGCCATCAGCGCTTTTGGACTGAAAGGCTTGGTGACATAATCATCAGCGCCCAACTCAAGACCGATCACGGTATCCGACTCCTCGGCTTTGGCCGTCAACATGATGATGGGCAGCATCGCCGTTTCTGGAGCCGAACGAAGCCGTTTGCAGACCTCAAGTCCGTCGAGTTCGGGAAGCATTAAATCAAGGATGATCAGATCGGGCTTCTCCTGCTTAACCTGCTTCAAACCTTCTGAACCGGTCGCTGCCGTGACAGTTCGGAATCCCTCTTTCTCCAGATACAATTTGACCAATTGCAGGATGTCCTGTTCGTCCTCGACGATGAGAATCTTCTTTAACGGTGCGGGCGACATGGTGAATAGGTCCAGCCTACGGGGCCGTGAAAACCCTGTCAAGAGACGGAATCTGCCGGAGGACGGGCAAAACTGTTGACGGAACCTGCTGATCTGACGTAAGGTAAACGAGACGACCATGTTGGCTTGGCGTGAGGGCGACCAATGCTATCGGGCTATGAGGGAGAGCGGATCACGATGAAGATTTATCTTGCCAACCCGCGAGGATTCTGTGCCGGCGTCGATCGGGCGATCGATATTGTTGACCTGTCGCTGAAGAAATATGGTGCGCCGATTTATGTGCGACACGAAATCGTCCATAGCCGGCATGTCGTGAATTCGCTCCGTCAGAAGGGGGCTGTGTTCGTCGAAGAATTGAGCGAAGTTCCGGAAGGCTCGGTGGTGATTTTCAGCGCGCACGGTGTGGCGAAGTCGGTTTGGGAGGAAGCGCATCACCGACGATTGCACGTCATCGATGCGACGTGCCCTCTTGTGATCAAAGTTCACAATGAGGTGAACCGTGATTACACGCAAGGGTACGATCTCATTCTTATCGGCCACGCGGGCCATCCCGAGGTGATCGGAACACTCGGTCAGATCCCGGACAAGTTTCACCTCGTGTCCTCGGTCGAAGATGTACGAAATCTGCAGGTCGAGAACACCACGAACCTGTCGTATGTCACCCAGACGACACTCAGCGTGGACGAATGCCGAGATATCGTCGGTGCCCTCCACCAACGGTTTCCCCACATCAAGGGGCCCCACCAGGAAGACATCTGTTACGCCACACAGAACCGTCAAAACGCGGTCAAAGAACTGGCCAAGTTGGTCGATGTCATCCTGGTCATCGGCTCCCCGAATAGCTCTAATTCCAATCGCTTGCGGGAGTTGGGGGAACACTGCGGGATTGTTTCCTATTTGATTGACTCCGCATCCGATATCGACCCGGTCTGGCTCAAGAACGTGAAAGCGGTGGGAATTACCGCCGGGGCATCGGCCCCCGAAGTGTTGGTAGAGGAAGTTGTAGCCTACCTGAAGACCTATGGCACGGCTGAAGTTGAAGATCTCACTGTGATCGAGGAAGACGTCGAATTTCTTCTTCCGAAGGAACTCATCACAATCGAATCGTCGAAGAAACCAGTGGCGATCCAAGCAGGCTAGTCTTTTCCCTTCCCTTACACTCAACCGTCAAAATATTGTGGGCTTTTTAACAAAGCCCACTACAGGCAGTATTTTTCTTTGATTTTTCGTAAGGTCTTGTGTTACAAGACCCCCGTTTGTCTGGTTCATTCAGGCTGGCCATACCACCCCTGAAAAGGAGTCGCCATGTACCTGAAATCGCTCGAAATGCTGGGCTTTAAATCGTTCCACGAGGCCCGCATCGAATTTCCGGACGGCGTCACGGCCATCGTCGGACCCAACGGGAGCGGTAAGAGCAATGTCGTCGATGCCATCCTCTGGGTACTTGGGGAACAGAGTACAAAAACGCTCCGCAGCGAGAAGATGGAAGACGTCATCTTCAACGGGACCGAACTGCGGAAACCCCTTGGGATGGCGGAGGTGTCATTGGTGATCAGCGAATTGGATCGGATCAACGTCGATCCTTTGTCTGGGCTATCGAGTCAATTGGCCGAATTTCAGGAACTCATGATTACGCGCCGTCTCTACCGGAACGGCGACAGCGAATATCTAATCAACAAGACGCCCTGTCGCCTTAAAGACATCCGGAGCGCGTTGCTCGACACGCGCGCAGGCACCAAAGGGCACACGGTTATTGCCCAGGGACAAATTGATCAGATTCTCAACTCCTCTCCGCAAGACCGTCGCGAGTTGATCGAAGAAACGGCCGGCATCATCCGCTACAAGAAACAGAAGGCAGAAGCTTTGCGCAAACTCGACACCACACAGCAGAATCTCTTACGCGTGCGCGATATCATTGCCGAAGTCAAGAAGCAGCTGAATGCCTTGGAACGGCAGGCGCGGCAGGCGCGTTCGTATCAGACGCTCCAGCAGGAGGCGAAATCCCTTGAGATCCAATTGTTGACGCATGAATACCGAACGCTCCGAGCGACCATGAAAGGTGTAGAAGCTGAACTCCAGACATGCGCTCAACAGGAATCAGGAGAAGCGGCCGAGCAGGCGCGGCTTGTGGCTGCGCTCGAACAGGTACGACTTACGGTGTTCGAGGCGAATGACAGGATCGCCCGTGTGCACGAAGAGTTAACGACAGTCGAGCAGCAACAGGCGCAAGCGCTGACGGCGGCTGAAGTGGAGCGGAATCGAGGCGGTCTCTTTGAAGAGCAGTTGTTGCAAGGGAAACAGGAACTCGACCGACTCGCGGAAGAACGACGCCGTCTACGATCGGAGACGGAAGCCATAGAGGAAGCTCTCGTGACCTTGGAGCGCGAATCTTCGGAACGGGAACAGACCGTGACTGCGCTCGACCGTGAGATGAAAACATTACTCCATCAACGGTCCACAACAGTGGCGGAAGAAGAACGGGGCCGACTCGACGTCCTCAACCTGACCGTCCTAGTTGCACATGCAGAACAGGGCTTGGTTCAATTAGCAACGCGCAAGCAAGACATAGCCGGGCGCGACGAACGATTGACAAGAGAGCGAGGGGAAACCGAGGCCCAACAAGCTGCGGCACATGATCGACATCTGCAGCTTCAAGCCTCCTGCCGTGAAGCCGAGCAATTGGTAGAGACTCTCCGCCAGCAGCATCAGCAGGTCGTGCAGCAGAATGACCGCGCGGCAGAAGACTTGGTGGTGATCGACCAACAACTACTGCGTCAATCGGAAGAGTTGGCTGCGGTAGACTCTCACCTGCGGGCACTGCAGGGTGTGTTGCAGGAAGACATGGGGTATGGCCGTTGTGGACAGGAAGAAGCCACCGCCCTCAAAGCCTGCACCGGTGTGCACGACGCGGTGGCGGAATGGTTGATCATCCCGCCGGGCCTTGACCGCGCGGTGGACGCTATTCTCGGTGAACGGGTACGTGGATGGTTTGTCGATGGGCTTGCAGCGGCTACCCACGCCATCGGCTTTTTGAAAGGCAACGATCTTGGGCGAGGCACGTTCATCCCTCAACAGCCGCGCTGGACCGGCCGAACTTCTTCCTTGGAAACCTGGTGGCCGACAATCAAGGATCAACCCGGTGTCGTGGGGCGTGCGGTCGACCTAATCAAGGCGGAGCACCACCGCGAGGAAACGCGAAACTACCTCTTCGATCGTGTTGTCATTGTGGACTCGCTGGAAACGGCGACTCGGCTTTGGGAACAGCATTCGTGGTCGGCACCAGACGGCCCCGTGCTCGTGACTGGTGCGGGAGAAATTCTCGACCCTGCGGGAGTGATGACAGGCGGACAGGTGAGTACCACAGGAGGGTTACTCCAGCGACGTCGAGAGGTTCTCGATCTCGATGCCAAGCGAGAACGATTGGTTGCTGCTGTGGAAGAGGGCAGGCAACGCCGGGAGCAGCTCCTTGCTCACGCCGTGGGCTTCAAGGAAGAGTTACGGCGGCTGGCCGATGCACTCCGCGATGCCGAGATGCGAGCGTTGTCTCTCCAAAAAGATGCGGTCGGGATCGGGCACATACTGGGAGAGCTGGCGCAGCGGATCGACACACTGACGAGTGATGCAACCCAACATTCGCGCGAGGGCCGGCAACTGGATCAAGAAATACGTTCCGGCGAAGCCCAGTTTGCGCAGTGGAAAAGCGAAAAACTCGGTCAAGAAACCGGGCTTGGACAGGTGCGGGCACGACTCAGCCAGATCGACCACCGTGTACAAGTGCTGCGACAAGAGCTGACAGAGGCACAGTTGATTGCCCAAGGCCTCAGGACGACCTCTGAACATCGACAGGAGGATCTGTTGCGCCTTCGGCAGGCTCAAGTCGAGGCTGATACGCGTGTCGAAGCTCTCACCCGCCAGATCGAAAGTCTCGTCACTTCGATTGAACAATGTCGGGCGGATCGGCTCAGACAGGAGACCTTGCGCCAGGAGCTGGGGCAGACAGCGGTCCAGATCAAGGCTCGACTGGTTGAAGCACAGGAGCAGCAAGCGCAAGACATGGTAACTGCCCGACAGCTTGAGAGCGGACTCGATCAAGTACACCAACGGATCACCTCGATTCGCGAGGCTCGGATGCTGGTGGAAGTACGGCGAGCTGAGGTCAAAACTCAACTCGGTACAGTGGAGTCCACTCTCCTCGGGACGTATCAGGTTGACCTCCGTCTGCTGGCAGAAGGGATGCCCGCGACCTTAACAGTCGAGCCTGGTGGCGATGCCGAGCCAACGGCGAACGAGCCGGCGCTACGAGAACAGCTCCAGAAGGTCCGAGACCGACTCGATCGGATGGGGCCGATCAATCTTGCTGCGATCAGCGAGCATCAAGAGTTGGAGGAACGGTTTCGTTTCCTCTCCACTCAAGAGCAGGACCTGGCCGCGTCCATCAGCTCGCTCAAGGAAATTATTCAGCGCATCAACCGAACGACCAAGGAGATGTTCGTCAATACCTTTGCCGAGTTGCAGCAGAAATTCGGCGATGTCTTCGCCAAGTTTTTCCCCGGTGGTCGTGCAGAGCTCCAATTGGTGGAAAGTCCTCCGGATGAGACGGATGAAAACCGCGGCCCCCAGGAACCAGGGGTGGAAATCGTCGCCCAACCTCCAGGCAAACGCCTGAAGAGTATTGCGATGCTGTCCGGGGGGGAGAAAACCTTGACGGCCATGGCTCTGCTCTTCGCGAGCTTTCTGATCAGACCTACACCGTTCTGCATCCTCGACGAAATCGATGCACCGCTCGATGAGGAGAACATCGGACGCTTTACCGGCGTGTTGTGCGAGCTGGCCCAGGATGCGCAATTCATGGTCATTACCCACAATAAACGGACGATGGCCATCGCGGATTCCTTGTTCGGGGTGACGATGGAAGAGCCGGGAATCTCAAAACTTGTTTCCGTCCGGTTGACCGATTTACAGCCTGCCTAGGCGACGATCCAACAAAAATCCTCGTAGTTCAGAGGACTTCCACTTCTTCAATTCTTGACTTGAGGGAGGGCGTCTGTTATAAGCCCAGCGATAGGCAGCTCCCCGAGTGTGCAGACTCGTTCCGTCTCGTCCTGGCAGCGGAATCAGTCGTTCTCGCGTTCCCGTCTGCCTTGGGTGTTTCCCAGATTAGAAGCACGATGAAACTGTTTCGAACCATATTCACCCGTCTGTCGGATGGCCTTTTCGCGTCCGTCCCGGAAAAATTCCGCCTCGTAGCGGAATTTTCAAAGACCCCGGCCTTGCGCCTCATCTCGGAAAAATCTACGTCTCCCGCCACGGTCGACACGCCGGGTCGGCGTGCTAGCGGGCACTCAGGTGGTCAGGTCGAGGCTATTGATGATGCAGTGCGTCGGAGCCAGGCGTGGTTTATGGCACGGCAGCATACATCCGAAGGCTGCTGGGTCGCTGAGCTCGAGGCGGACACGACGCTGACTTCCGAATACCTCATGCTTCGAAGATTCCTCGATCGGGTTGATCTCGAACGAGAACGTAAGGCGGTCCGCTATCTCCGTTCAACGCAATTACCGGACGGCGGATGGCCGATTTACTACGGAGGTCCTTCGGAGATCAGTGCGTCGGTGAAGGCCTACTTCGCGTTGAAGCTCAGCGGCGTATCGGCGCAGGAGCCTTTCATGGTGCGAGCAAAGGATTGCATCCTCGCGAAAGGCGGAGTCGTCCAGGTGAACGTTTTCACGAAGATCGCCCTGGCGCTGTTTGGTCAGTACGATTGGCAAGGCATCCCGAGTATGCCTCCCGAAATCATGCTGCTGCCGAAGCGGTTTTATTTCAGCATCTATGCGATATCGTACTGGTCGCGCGCGGTCTTGATTCCATTACTCATTGTGTTTGCAGACCAGCCTGTCTGCCGCATCCCTCAAGAAGAGGGTATCGACGAACTCTATGTCACCCCACGGACGCAGATTCGGTATCGCCGGTTTCCTCCGTTCAACAAAGATCAAGGGTGGTTTACCCCGCACAATCTTTTTGTGGTGCTAGATGCCGTGCTGAAAGTGTATGACCGGATGCCGGTCAGTTGGCTGCGTGAGAAGGCTCTCCACAGTGCGGCCACATGGATGTTGGAGCACATCAAAGGAAGCGGCGGACTCGGGGCGATTTATCCCGCCATGGCGAATTCGATCGTGGCGCTCAGGTGTTTGGGCTATCAAGTTGACGACCCGCTCGTGCAGAAAGCGCTCCGCGAGATCGAAGACCTGGAAGTCTACGACAGCATCGGGAGCGGCGAGCAGCGGGTTGAGACGATGCATCTCCAACCCTGCCACTCTCCGATTTGGGATACGTCGGTGTTGATGAATGCCTTGGTCGAAGCCGGGATGGCTCAGGACCATCCGTCGCTGCAGAAGGCCTGTACGTATCTCGTATCAAGGCAGACCAGGACGGTCGGGGATTGGAAGTTCTCATCCCCCAACGCCGAACCGGGCGGCTGGTATTTCCAGTTTGAAAACGAACTGTATCCCGATGTGGACGATTCCGCGGTGGTCTTGATGGCCTTGTCTAAGGTCCACGTGGCTCAGACAGCCGAATTACGGGACTCCATCCGGCGAGGGATGAACTGGGTGCTCGCCATGCAAGGATCGGACGGGGGGTGGGGCGCCTATGACAAGGACAACAATCGCATCGTCTTCAACTATATTCCGTTCGCCGACCACCATGCGTTGCTCGACCCCAGTACGGCCGACCTGACCGGGCGTTGCCTGGAAATGCTGGCCGCGCTGGGCTATGACCAGACTCATCCGGCCGTTGCACCGGCGTTGGCGTTCCTCAAGCGGGAGCAGGAGGAGGATGGCAGTTGGTATGGCCGCTGGGGAGTCAATTATATCTATGGCACTTGGTCCGTGTTGGCCGGTCTACGGGCGATCGGCGAAGATCTGTCGCAGCCGTACATTCGCCGTGCGGTCTCCTGGCTCGAATCGAAGCAGAATCCGGACGGTGGCTGGGGGGAGTCTTGCCTATCCTACGGAGAGTTCGAGTCGAGGGGGGAGGGAGAGAGTTGCCCATCACAAACCGCCTGGGCCCTCATGGCTTTGATGTCTGCTGGCATCACAGATGCCTTCAGCGTGGTTCGAGGGGTTCAGTATCTCCTTCGGCATCAAATGAAGGATGGGTCGTGGGAAGAAGTGCGCCATACCGGCACTGGGTTCCCGCGCGTGTTCTATTTGCGCTATCACTGGTATTGCCAATACTTTCCGCTTTGGGCACTCGCCATGTATAGGAATTTACGGACACGCGGAAGGATGCGCGCCGATGACATACGCAGGCAGGTAATGATCTCCGGGTGCTATCGGTCGGATCGTTGACGATCGCGCCAGCCCAATCCACTGGTTGTGTTCGTGCCCATTCCACTCCTGCCGTCACACGCATCGCAGTATTCGTTGCCACTCGCTGGGAGTTCCGCGCCCTTCATTCCGCTCTTTCACTCGACGAGACGACGATTCTTGGAAGCATCCGCTGTGGCAAGACGGAACGGAACGGGCGCCTCTATTACGTGGTTCAAACCGGCGTCGGCCTCGGTCGTGCGAGTCAGGTTGCCCGATCGGTGCTCAGTGAGGGTGTATGGACGTTGGCCTTATCGACGGGATTTGCTTGCGCGCTGACGACGGCCGGCATCGGGGATCTGATTATCGGGTCAGAAGTCGTTTCGGTTGTTCATGATGGGCAAAGGATCAGGAGAGAAGGTCTCACTCCGTGCTCGCAGGACCAGTGTCTTCGTTTGCTTTCCGTCGGGCGAGAAGCCGGGATACCCGTGAAGAGCGGTACGATCGTGTCGACTCCACGAATCATCTGGCGAGCCGATGAGAAACGGGCCATACGCGATCTCACGGGCGCGGTCGGCCTCGACATGGAGAGTGCCGCATTGGCAGCCGTGGCGCACGAAAGCGGTATTCCAGTGGCAATCGTACGCACCGTGTCTGATCTTCTCAACGAAGATCTGCCTCTTGACTTCAATCTCTTTCTCAGGCCCACTGGGTGGCTCAATGGGTTGTGGGCGCTGATCGGCCATCCATCGAGCTTTGCGGGGTTAAATCGATTGCGAAGGCAGAGTCGGGTGGCTGCCGATCGACTGACTGATTTTTTCAAAGGGTATGCCGCGATGCCCAACGGCGTTCGATCGGCGGCCGGAGAATTCCAATGACGAATTTCACCGAGCATATTGGCACGGCTGTGTTGGCGCTCATCCGAGAAATGGGGAGGATGCTCATCTTTGTCGTGTCCGCGTTCGCATGGCTCATCCGTCCCCCGCTGCGCGTCGTCCAAATCGTCAAGCAATTGCATTTTATCGGGTATAAGTCGACCTTCGTCGTGGTCCTGACAGCCACGTTTACCGGCATGGTCTTGGCGCTGCAAGGATACTACTCGTTACGGAAGTTCGGTGCGGAAGGATGGCTCGGTTCCGCAGTTGCGCTCAGTATGATTCGAGAATTGGGGCCGGTCCTCGCCGCGCTGATGGTGACGGCACGGGCCGGGTCCGCCATGACCGCTGAAATCGGGATCATGCGAATTACCGAGCAGATCGACGCTCTCGATACGATGGCGATTAGCCCGCTGCAATACCTCATCGCCCCCAAGCTGGTGGCGGGCCTGATCGGAGTCCCGTTGCTCGTCGCGATCTTTGATGTGGTCGGGATCTACGGAGGCTATCTCGTCGGGGTGGATCTCTTGGGCGTGAACGCAGGTTCATACTGGAATTCAATGGAGTCGGCAGTGGAATGGAAGGATGTCTACGGGGGCATCCTGAAATCGATCAGCTTCGGGCTCATCGTCAGTTGGGTCTGCTGTTACAAGGGTTTTTACACGAGACAGAGCGCCGAAGGATTAGGGACCGCCACAACCGAGGCCGTGGTACTGTCGTCGGTGGTGATTCTCGTGTGGGATTATTTCCTCACGTCCGTCCTGATGTAAGCCATGATCAGACTGATCGGGGTCGAGAAGACGTTGGGAGGACAGCCGGTGTTGCAGGGAGTGGATTTGTCCATTCCACAGGGGAAACTCACGACGGTGATCGGGCGGAGCGGAGAAGGCAAGAGCGTCCTGCTGAAACACATGATCGGTCTATTGCAGCCCGATCGCGGAGAGGTCTGGGTCGACAACGTGGAGATATCGCGGTTGAAGGGAAGGAAACTCAATGACGTTCGGAAACGCTTCGCGATGTTGTTTCAGGGAGCTGCGCTCTTCGACTCTTTGACGGTCTTTGACAATGTAGCATTTCCGCTGCGGGAGAAGCTGCGGATGAAAGGGCATGATGTCACGAAGCGCGTCGAGGAAAAGCTCGATCAGGTTGGGTTGAACGGCATGGGACACAAGTTCCCTGCCGAACTGAGCGGAGGGATGCGAAAGCGCGCCGGACTCGCCCGTGCGTTGGTCATGGAGCCAGAGATCATTTTGTTTGACGAGCCAACGACCGGCCTTGATCCGCTGATGGTCAAATCCATTCACGACTTGATCGTTGCGACCCAGCGTCGATTCGGATTTACGGCCGTGATGGTCAGTCACGAGATTCCGGAGATATTTGGCATCTCCGATTGGGTGGCGATGCTACGAAGAGGAAAGATTGCTGCGATGGCACCGGCGAAAGAGTTTCAACAGACCACCGATGAAGAGATTAGAGAATTTATTTCCGTTGGAGGGACTGTTGCGATGCCGGCGGCCCACGACCGGTAACTAGAACGAAGGAGCGTTTATCATGGAAAAAGCCAAGCTGGAGCTAGTCGTCGGCATTTTCGTCTTGGCCGGGATCGCGTGTCTGACCTATCTCTCCATCAAGCTGGGCAAGTTGGAGCTCATCGGAGGGGATGTGTACGAGGTCGAGGCCCAGTTCAATACGGCGACCGGTTTAAAGCCAGGGGCATCCATCGAGATCGCCGGCGTGGAAGTCGGGCGAGTGAAAGGCATCACGCTGAGGGACGATCGGGCGGCGGTGTTGCTTACGGTGAACAACAGCGTGAAGCTGTATTCCGACACCATCGCCTCCATCAAGACGCGCGGTATTATCGGCGAGAAGTTCTTGCAGCTTTCTCCGGGAGGAGGAGGTGACCCGTTGAAACCCGGGGATATGATTCGAGACACGGAGTCGGGCCTCGACCTTGAGGAGTTGGTGAGCCAGTATGTTCATGGTAAAGTACAGTGATTTGCGGCCGGTAACGGCAGGACCGAGCGGAAGAGGAACTCTTATGACACCTATGCAAATGGTGAATCGCTGGTTACGGCGAAGCCTGGCATGCTTGTGTGGCCTCGGAGTTGTGGCGACATTGTTCCTTGCCGGATTGTCGTTCGACATGGCCTACGCTGGCCCACCGACGGATGCGATGAAGGGAACGATTGACGAGGTGCTGAGAATTCTCCGCGACAAGGAGTTGAAACAACCGGCGAAGGCCGATGAGCGGAGGCAGCTGCTGGAGAAAGTCGTCGGCGATCGGTTCGATTATCAAGAGATGTCAAGACGGGCGCTGGGGGCTCAGTGGAATACGCTGTCCGATAAGGACAAACAGGAGTTTGTTGGCTTGTTTAAATCTCTCTTGGTCAGTTCGTATGCCGACAAGATCGAGACCTATTCGGGGGAGGGTGTCCTTTACATCAACGAACGCACGGAAAAGGACTATGCCGAAGTCCGCACAAAGGTCCAGACCGGGAAAACCGATATCCCGCTCGACTACCGATTGCTCAACAAGTCCGGTGACTGGCGTGTGTACGACGTGGTGGTGGACGGCGTGAGTCTTGTGAATAACTATCGAGGACAATTTACCAAGATTCTCCGTTCTTCAGGCTACCCAGACTTAGTCGAGCAACTTCGTAAGAAATCCAATCACGTCAGCTCTCCATAGCTCCGTCCGGAACGTCCATGTACAACCTTCGCGGCTTTGTCGCCGTTGTACTGGTAGTTGTGGCGGCGAGTGCCGTTACGTGTCCGAACAACGTAGGAGCTGAGGCGCAGTACTTCCCGATCCCTTCCGTATCCACCAGCAAGAACGACGGCAACGATGCAGGGTTGCTCGTCCC
Above is a genomic segment from Nitrospiraceae bacterium containing:
- a CDS encoding response regulator transcription factor, encoding MSPAPLKKILIVEDEQDILQLVKLYLEKEGFRTVTAATGSEGLKQVKQEKPDLIILDLMLPELDGLEVCKRLRSAPETAMLPIIMLTAKAEESDTVIGLELGADDYVTKPFSPKALMARVKALFRRLDRKPDERLTRYQYGRLVMDLARHEVTLNNKDIPLTAKEFGLLEHLLRNPGRVLTREVLLNTVWGYDYYGTTRTVDVHIRRLKQKIPLLNEAITSVKSIGYKLKEADRTA
- the ispH gene encoding 4-hydroxy-3-methylbut-2-enyl diphosphate reductase, coding for MLSGYEGERITMKIYLANPRGFCAGVDRAIDIVDLSLKKYGAPIYVRHEIVHSRHVVNSLRQKGAVFVEELSEVPEGSVVIFSAHGVAKSVWEEAHHRRLHVIDATCPLVIKVHNEVNRDYTQGYDLILIGHAGHPEVIGTLGQIPDKFHLVSSVEDVRNLQVENTTNLSYVTQTTLSVDECRDIVGALHQRFPHIKGPHQEDICYATQNRQNAVKELAKLVDVILVIGSPNSSNSNRLRELGEHCGIVSYLIDSASDIDPVWLKNVKAVGITAGASAPEVLVEEVVAYLKTYGTAEVEDLTVIEEDVEFLLPKELITIESSKKPVAIQAG
- the smc gene encoding chromosome segregation protein SMC, which encodes MYLKSLEMLGFKSFHEARIEFPDGVTAIVGPNGSGKSNVVDAILWVLGEQSTKTLRSEKMEDVIFNGTELRKPLGMAEVSLVISELDRINVDPLSGLSSQLAEFQELMITRRLYRNGDSEYLINKTPCRLKDIRSALLDTRAGTKGHTVIAQGQIDQILNSSPQDRRELIEETAGIIRYKKQKAEALRKLDTTQQNLLRVRDIIAEVKKQLNALERQARQARSYQTLQQEAKSLEIQLLTHEYRTLRATMKGVEAELQTCAQQESGEAAEQARLVAALEQVRLTVFEANDRIARVHEELTTVEQQQAQALTAAEVERNRGGLFEEQLLQGKQELDRLAEERRRLRSETEAIEEALVTLERESSEREQTVTALDREMKTLLHQRSTTVAEEERGRLDVLNLTVLVAHAEQGLVQLATRKQDIAGRDERLTRERGETEAQQAAAHDRHLQLQASCREAEQLVETLRQQHQQVVQQNDRAAEDLVVIDQQLLRQSEELAAVDSHLRALQGVLQEDMGYGRCGQEEATALKACTGVHDAVAEWLIIPPGLDRAVDAILGERVRGWFVDGLAAATHAIGFLKGNDLGRGTFIPQQPRWTGRTSSLETWWPTIKDQPGVVGRAVDLIKAEHHREETRNYLFDRVVIVDSLETATRLWEQHSWSAPDGPVLVTGAGEILDPAGVMTGGQVSTTGGLLQRRREVLDLDAKRERLVAAVEEGRQRREQLLAHAVGFKEELRRLADALRDAEMRALSLQKDAVGIGHILGELAQRIDTLTSDATQHSREGRQLDQEIRSGEAQFAQWKSEKLGQETGLGQVRARLSQIDHRVQVLRQELTEAQLIAQGLRTTSEHRQEDLLRLRQAQVEADTRVEALTRQIESLVTSIEQCRADRLRQETLRQELGQTAVQIKARLVEAQEQQAQDMVTARQLESGLDQVHQRITSIREARMLVEVRRAEVKTQLGTVESTLLGTYQVDLRLLAEGMPATLTVEPGGDAEPTANEPALREQLQKVRDRLDRMGPINLAAISEHQELEERFRFLSTQEQDLAASISSLKEIIQRINRTTKEMFVNTFAELQQKFGDVFAKFFPGGRAELQLVESPPDETDENRGPQEPGVEIVAQPPGKRLKSIAMLSGGEKTLTAMALLFASFLIRPTPFCILDEIDAPLDEENIGRFTGVLCELAQDAQFMVITHNKRTMAIADSLFGVTMEEPGISKLVSVRLTDLQPA
- the shc gene encoding squalene--hopene cyclase; this encodes MKLFRTIFTRLSDGLFASVPEKFRLVAEFSKTPALRLISEKSTSPATVDTPGRRASGHSGGQVEAIDDAVRRSQAWFMARQHTSEGCWVAELEADTTLTSEYLMLRRFLDRVDLERERKAVRYLRSTQLPDGGWPIYYGGPSEISASVKAYFALKLSGVSAQEPFMVRAKDCILAKGGVVQVNVFTKIALALFGQYDWQGIPSMPPEIMLLPKRFYFSIYAISYWSRAVLIPLLIVFADQPVCRIPQEEGIDELYVTPRTQIRYRRFPPFNKDQGWFTPHNLFVVLDAVLKVYDRMPVSWLREKALHSAATWMLEHIKGSGGLGAIYPAMANSIVALRCLGYQVDDPLVQKALREIEDLEVYDSIGSGEQRVETMHLQPCHSPIWDTSVLMNALVEAGMAQDHPSLQKACTYLVSRQTRTVGDWKFSSPNAEPGGWYFQFENELYPDVDDSAVVLMALSKVHVAQTAELRDSIRRGMNWVLAMQGSDGGWGAYDKDNNRIVFNYIPFADHHALLDPSTADLTGRCLEMLAALGYDQTHPAVAPALAFLKREQEEDGSWYGRWGVNYIYGTWSVLAGLRAIGEDLSQPYIRRAVSWLESKQNPDGGWGESCLSYGEFESRGEGESCPSQTAWALMALMSAGITDAFSVVRGVQYLLRHQMKDGSWEEVRHTGTGFPRVFYLRYHWYCQYFPLWALAMYRNLRTRGRMRADDIRRQVMISGCYRSDR
- a CDS encoding MlaE family lipid ABC transporter permease subunit, whose protein sequence is MTNFTEHIGTAVLALIREMGRMLIFVVSAFAWLIRPPLRVVQIVKQLHFIGYKSTFVVVLTATFTGMVLALQGYYSLRKFGAEGWLGSAVALSMIRELGPVLAALMVTARAGSAMTAEIGIMRITEQIDALDTMAISPLQYLIAPKLVAGLIGVPLLVAIFDVVGIYGGYLVGVDLLGVNAGSYWNSMESAVEWKDVYGGILKSISFGLIVSWVCCYKGFYTRQSAEGLGTATTEAVVLSSVVILVWDYFLTSVLM
- a CDS encoding ATP-binding cassette domain-containing protein, coding for MIRLIGVEKTLGGQPVLQGVDLSIPQGKLTTVIGRSGEGKSVLLKHMIGLLQPDRGEVWVDNVEISRLKGRKLNDVRKRFAMLFQGAALFDSLTVFDNVAFPLREKLRMKGHDVTKRVEEKLDQVGLNGMGHKFPAELSGGMRKRAGLARALVMEPEIILFDEPTTGLDPLMVKSIHDLIVATQRRFGFTAVMVSHEIPEIFGISDWVAMLRRGKIAAMAPAKEFQQTTDEEIREFISVGGTVAMPAAHDR